The Deltaproteobacteria bacterium genome contains the following window.
TCTGCTGGCTGCGCTCGCGCGCGGCGCGTGGCGGCCGACGGTCCATCTGCGGAAGGAGGTGCCGCGCTCGGTCGCCGACACGCCATGGGGCGAACGCGCCGACCTCCGCTTCGGCCACGATCGCTGCGCGGTCGCGCTCGATCCGCAGGCGCTGCCGGCGGTCGCTCTCCCGGGGGCGTTGCCGATCGACGCGGCACGCGAGCTCGTCGACTGGTACGGTACGCGCCCCGCCGCCGGGTTCGTCCCGAGCCTCCGCCAGTGGCTCGGGCGCGTCCTCCGGACCGACGCCGTCCGCATCGAAGTGCTCGCCGAGACCGTCGGCACGACGCCGCGCACGCTGCAGCGCCGGCTCGCCGAGGTTGGCACGACCTATGCGCGCGTGCTCGGTGAAGCGCGTTTCCAGATCGCCGCGAGTCTGCTCGCGCGTGACGTCGAGATCCGCGAGGTCGCGCGTGCGGTCGGCTATCGCGACGCCGCGCATCTGACGCGCGCGTTCCGACGCTGGAGCGGGACGACGCCGAGCGCCTACCGGAGCCGGGTGCACGACGCGCTCGTCGGCGCCGCGCTACCGCCGGCAGCCGGCGCGGAATGGCAAGTCTCCGCATGATCGCGCGCATGTCCGCCATTCCCGTTCGGGGCCGGGTGCTCACTTGCATGCTGGCATTCTTCGTTGCCGCGCCCGTGGCGTCTGCGGTCGCGGCCGCGGACGACAGCGCCGAGCTCGCCAAGAAGCTCCAGAACCCGGTGGCGTCGCTGATCAGCGTGCCGCTGCAAAGCAATTTCGAGTGGGGCGCGGGCCGCAGCAGCGACGGCTTCAAGTACACGCTGAACGTGCAGCCGGTGATCCCGATCCCGCTCGGCCAGCACTGGAACCTCATCTCACGCACGATCGCGCCCGTGATCCACCAGGATGACCTCGTGCCGAACACCGAGCAATTCGGCCTCGGCGACGTCGTGCAGAGCCTCTTCCTCTCACCGAGCGCGGCCGGACCGGGCGGCATCATCTGGGGCGCGGGACCGGTCTTGCTCCTGCCGACGGCGACGGAGGAGTTCCTCGGCGGCGAGAAGCTCGGCCTCGGGCCGACGGCCGTGGTACTGCGGCAGGAGCACGGCTTCACCTACGGCATGCTCGCGAACCACATCTG
Protein-coding sequences here:
- a CDS encoding helix-turn-helix domain-containing protein — translated: MRVAILRPFERFLRRIGAPLERVAERVHLPLEMLRDPEALVPARLGAAFVAEAARVSGIEHLGATVAATTRIGELGTYGRMLARAASLQEVLTTVRRFHASHHSGEVYWLEAAPAPPLLCQRFTVQLDDPNGQMSQYAILLVADLLAALARGAWRPTVHLRKEVPRSVADTPWGERADLRFGHDRCAVALDPQALPAVALPGALPIDAARELVDWYGTRPAAGFVPSLRQWLGRVLRTDAVRIEVLAETVGTTPRTLQRRLAEVGTTYARVLGEARFQIAASLLARDVEIREVARAVGYRDAAHLTRAFRRWSGTTPSAYRSRVHDALVGAALPPAAGAEWQVSA
- a CDS encoding transporter, producing the protein MLAFFVAAPVASAVAAADDSAELAKKLQNPVASLISVPLQSNFEWGAGRSSDGFKYTLNVQPVIPIPLGQHWNLISRTIAPVIHQDDLVPNTEQFGLGDVVQSLFLSPSAAGPGGIIWGAGPVLLLPTATEEFLGGEKLGLGPTAVVLRQEHGFTYGMLANHIWSVAGTSHTPNVNATFLQPFFAYTTKTYTSFNVSTESTYDWGKTKWTVPLIATVSQLLKVKGVPIQLQLGPKWYAEGPTGAPDWGIRFALFFLFPR